Part of the Chelmon rostratus isolate fCheRos1 chromosome 10, fCheRos1.pri, whole genome shotgun sequence genome is shown below.
GTTGAGTAGAGGCTGGAACAGAGTGATTGTAGAGAAGCCGTTTGGACATGACCTTCAGAGCTCTGAAGAGCTGTCCACTCACCTTTCGTCCCTCTTCACTGAAGAACAGATCTATCGCATAGATCACTATCTGGGCAAGGAAATGGTGCAGAACCTCATGGTGCTCAGGTGAGCAAATCATCTGTATATGAGatactgctgctttttttttttaacttatatGATGACTTGTATAGATAATGATTGTCAAATAGGATATTATCAAATGCTGTAAACTGGGATAAAGTTTGCTGGAGAACACCTGTAGAGGAACAAAGTCTCAGAGGGCCTGACTGACAATAACCATTAGTAGTAAATGAGATACACCTGCTTATAGCTTATATAATAAGAACATCCTATATagtgaattaaaaaacacactgcatcaGATATGTCGGCTTGTGGAAGAGGAATTTAGTAGTTAGGAAATCAAAGATGACCAGTAGGGAGAACATCCTCTGAAATATGGAAGAATGTATGTAAGCTGTAATACgtggaaaataacaaattaattCTTTGGAGAGAGTCGTCTTGGAAATTCGCTTTCTCAGTAATTTTGGACCCAAATAAGTCATGGATACCATATTTCAGTGCATCAAAGCAATTACTTTTGGGTGTAATTGGGTATCAGCTGCTCTCTCAGCAAGCTGATTTGAAGTATGAGAAGTAGAGGTACTTAAACAGATAAGAAAAAAATGGTTGAATCCAACTGTACCACAAATAACAGGCAAATGGAGATGATAAATCAATTTAGGCAGCTTGCTTGAAATACGATGGAAGGAGataaacaaacaagtaaacaatACACTTTTATagatttcttttccttttttgcagtGATGGGGACAGATGTAGttattgtgattttgtttgattCCTTGTGAAGTAATTATTATAATGGGTTACAACAATCAAATAAAGACTATAGAAAAAGTATAGGTTACTCTGTTACTGAGTaaaacctaaaacacacactACTACCAGCACATGTTTCTCCCTGTGATTTGTAATTCTTTGTTTGAACAAAGTCTTTTAAAGTTTCACCCCTCagaaaaatatctgctgttgatttaatttgaattaTGCAACAGTTCAGTTTCAGCTGGTTTGTGGTTTAGAAAAAGCCTCCAACcaagaagaaaatgtttatgcATGTTGTCATGAACggctgtctgtttgtgctgcgcGTACTGCTGAGCAGAGAATAATTACCTGATGTTCATCGCAGGTTCGGGAACCGTATCTTCGGGCCGATCTGGAACAGGGACAGTGTGGCCTGTGTTGTTCTCACCTTTAAAGAACCGTTTGGCACTCAGGGACGAGGAGGCTACTTTGATGATTTTGGCATCATCCGGTGAggggaaaacaaataaattgcTAAAGTTTGTCTCAGCACTGTAATATTAAAGTCGAATGCATTTGTACCCAGGTTTAAAATAAAGTTCTATAAAAATGAGCAGCAGCTtatacacataaacactgcTTTTGCAATTACTGTATCCTGTAATCAGTACTTTCATTGGTAGCACTTAACTTTAAACCCCTCCtattcctcctcctgtccaccACTTCTAAGAACTGTATATGTTATGTTGTTGTAAGTCAATACAAGagtttattaatgtatttgtcaaaaaCTACGACTCCTCCTGTGGCCACACAGGAATGAAAGCCGGTATATAAACAGATGATGAATGAtaaagtaaaacacagctgcaataACGTAAAATGTCATCATGTAAGTTATAATTGTTGATAAATACTATACATTAAGAAAAATGTCCTTGTATCTGTGTCAGACTACATTATAATGAGTTATGAACcatttattagtatttatttactgtttataAATGATAAATTGGGAGCTTAAAGCAAAGAATTACCTTTTTAAATCTGTAAATAATCATTAGTAGCTCACTGCAAGTTATTATCTAAAAGTGGGTAGATTTAACAAGTTTTAGCAGAACATCAGCACCAACGAATGATCAGCTATAATGTCAATGATTATGCTCACTGCTCTcacattctgtctctgtcttttgtgtgaCCACCTGTTCCCTTTGTCATGATCAGCGATGTCATGCAGAACCACTTGCTCCAGATGCTCTGcctggttgccatggagaaACCAGCATCCACCAGCTCTGATGATGTGAGGGATGAAAAGGTACGAAATCGTCCCCCAGAGACCCGCCACCCTCCTTACCTCTCCAACGCTACAAATATGGAGTAATCTGCTATGGTTTATGTTCCTGAGTGAGGAAATGGAGAATATCTGTTCTCTTGTGCTCCCTCTTACAGGTGAAGGTGCTGAAGTGCATCGCTCCAGCGTCCATGTCAGATGTGGTGCTGGGTCAGTATGTGGGGGACCCAGAGGGTGAGGGAGACGCCAAACTGGGTTACCTTGATGATCCCACAGTTCCTAAAGGATCAACTCAGGCCACCTTCACCACCGCTGTACTCTATGTGCACAACGAACGCTGGGATGGTAACACATCGTGCCCTTTACAAAACAAGTCCGACTGATCTCACGTTTCCCATGCTCTTTCATAATGCATTGGCATTCAAATTCTTGCTCCTCAGGTGTTCCTTTCATCCTCCGCTGTGGAAAAGCTCTGAATGAGAGGAAAGCTGAGGTGCGGCTGCAGTTCACAGATGTCCCAggggacatttttggaaatcaGTGTCGCAGGAACGAGCTAGTGGTGCGTGTGCAGCCCAACGAGGCCGTCTACGCCAAGATGATGAGCAAGAAACCCGGCGTATACTTCAGCCCTGAGGAAACTGAGCTGGACCTCACCTACAAGAGCCGATACAAGGCAGGTTCAAGTTGATTTATGTATGCACGTATTTCATCGCTATCAGGTCACAAACtgctttgcagaaaaaaaaaaggacagaacaGAAAACCCTAAATACTTTTTTCAAACACCAGGGCAGAGAAAGACGACAAAGCTATCTATATCATATCTTCAATTTCTTAGCtatatttttcaaattaatAAGGTAACAATGTAAaatttgtgtcttgttttcagGATGTGAAGCTTCCAGACGCCTATGAACGTCTCATCCTGGATGTCTTTTGTGGGAGTCAGATGCACTTTGTACGCAGGTCTGTCTTTGTTCTCTACTGCTGTTGTCTCATGTTACTACCTGTAAACTAAACCCGTGTTTTGTAATGTCATGTTGCAGGCGCTTTACGTGAGCTAACAGTTCTTAACACTAGATGGCGACATTGTGCGTCTTTACTCTGCCTAAGCATGAGGGGAATCAAAACGTTGCACATTGaaaattgtgtatttgttttgtcctccaccatatgttgattttttttttgtccctgcaGTGATGAACTAAGGGAAGCATGGAGGATCTTCACACCTCTTCTTCatcagatagacagagagaagcCCAAACCCATTCCTTACAAATATGGAAGGTAGGAAATGTTGTTCACTATGCCCTTAGTTGGAAGAGTAATTTAATCCAGAGTGCTGATTTGTGattgtgtctcttttctccaCAGCCGTGGCCCAACAGAAGCAGACGACCTCGCAAAGAGAGTTGGATTTCGCTACGAAGGCACTTACAAATGGGTCAACCCACACAGACTGTGATTTGTGATGATATGAGGGAGGAGTAGAGGTAGGATAGTAGAAGGGGTGCAGCAGGGTAAGTGAGCCGTATTATGTTCCATCACAGGAGTGTCTTTAAGGAAGGTGTTTCCACTATGTGGATCCATTGCAGTAGcagcaaagaggaaagaagatATTTGAAAAAATAGAGTATTTCTCAGGTATAGCTGAATTATTCGTTGGAGCTAGTTCATCAGATGTTGAAAAGAGAATTATGAATTCCTGCTGTCATCATGGGCTTTataccagtttttttttaaatcaatacaCTCACAGCAACTTTCTGTTTTGATAAGTGGGACCAGGTCAGTTGGAGAGGGAACAAAAAATCTGTACCATGAAATTTTTGTGAACAAAATAACGGTCTGTTGAACTAGCTCCACGTGCCCGTCTTCATTAATTAGGTCTTAATTTGTCCGGATGGTAAATGGAATAACTGAGGAAcatgaacagagcagagcaataacaaaacacagctgagtcATGCTCACCCAGTGTTAAGTACTGTACCAAAGATGGTAactgaacacagcagagatgaggagcaaCAGGAATGATTGTTCACCATCTGTCACTCTTATAATCATTGTGATTGTAAAACTGTTGTGCTTCAACTGCACTTGTTAATCGCATgtagtgaaatgtgtttttacaactTGCATACTCTCTTTTTGCCTCCTCTGCCTGGGACCAAGGATGTCTTGGCATTTTAAGATAAATAGACTGTTACTGCAGTTTCTCTTCAGAGCATTCATACTGGAATAGTCTTAAGTGTCCTTACGGACCAGCAAAACGAGCTCTCCTCATTCGCTTCATTcccttttgtttacattttctttacattctTCTTTCAAGTTTATTTAACTTACTGATTTTCATTCCATATTTCAAAATATCCAGACAGCAGTGGCGTCTACTACAAGTCAACAGTGAATGTCTTAGTCATGGCGTACTGTATACTACTGTTAACTGCACTCTCACATGTAACGCTAGCCATGTTTCCACTACATGTAATAAACTAGTTTTGCTTCTGTTAaatttgtttcatgtgttgtAGCACTGTTGGTTTTTATTGCTTCAAGCACTGAAGTCACtaaattatgtttattataGGTGATCTTGATGACACTATTGGTATCTTTTGAACgacagcttttttaaaaaatatattaaaaggAATGGTTTGATaatttgggaaatatgcttagTTGCTGTCTCATCAAGAGTTAGGTGGTAAGATCAATACTGCTCATGCATTTACGCAAAATATGGAAATAGAGCCAGCAGgaagttagcttagcataaagacctgCAGCAGGGGGAAACAACTAGCTTTGCTTTGTACAGCGTAATCAAGCCCACCAATTAACATATTTAttccaaaaataaatgtgaaagtAAAATAGcaatttgtggttttgcagGGAGTTACGTGCTTGAGGTATTTCTTGACAAGGGACTTACGTAGTTCTGTTGTCCcgtaaaaaaacactttaacaaAGGAGTTATGAGTGCTGGTAGGGGGATCTTTTTAACTGGACAGACCTAGGCCAGGCgttccctgtttccagtctttatgctaagctaattgcctgctggctatagcttcatatttagcgtgCAGACAGGAGTGCTAAGAATattctcatcaaactctcagcaagaaagtgaacaagTGCAGTTCCCAGAATGTCAAACTCGTCCGTCAAATTGAATATTTGGGGATTTGGTTGACTCTTACTTGAACAAAGCAAAGTAATTCACTAGCTACAAGGCCACAGAGGTGGCTGTTGTGTGCAGCATGAACAcccacagagagggaggaggactaATTTAAGATAATTTAGATAATTAAGATAATGTGATTATCTATAAATACAGACATATAGATACGATAAATGTACAAACATCACTTTGTAGAAAGTATGATTGTTGCCTTACCCTTTAAAACAGAATATTCTGGCAGTATTTTTTCGTACCTCTGTGGTTCTGGGAAGTTAATATAATAGACATGATTGCTTTTCTAATGCAAGAGTGAAAAATGATTCCAGCAGTGATTTGATGACTGAATTAATTTATTCACAGACAAATGATGACATAATTTCCAACACACATTAGCCGTAACTGAGTGAAAACGGGGTCAGGCAGGGTCACAATAACAAATGGCATTAGTGGACGGACGATAAGTCTTTGGTTtgaccaaaaaaacaacaacaattgtCAAGACCTAGCAACTGGGCTTTCTAAGGCACTTGCATTTTAACGTTAAAAACAGTTGCTGTGCATTTGACAGTGTCATACAGTACAAGACAGGAAATAGTGAATTATGTAAGACACTTTAGAGCATACAAAGACATAACGAAGTGAGGTATAACATCTACTGTATAATTAAACAACGTGTGGTGATGGACAGGCATTCACTGGACGGCAACATAAATGTTAGATAACGAGAATTTCCTCTACGGAAGGCTGTCAATAGGTCTTTGCCCTGAGTGGTTGGCCCTGCCAAAATCTGAATGCATGATCTAGTGCCACATAAACATCGTACAAATATGTTAGAAACTGAATGGCAGTCAAGGGTTGACTAAAACTCAGTGTCATCaacaaatgttttctaaaatcTATATCGAATCATGATCATTCTGATATCCAGTAAAGTCCGGATATCTGTAtcagtgtttttaagtgttGCTGTCTAGAAAGTGACACCATGCATTCTGATTCCATCCGGCTcggaaaaaaactaaaatctcAGGAAGAAAGAGCTATGTGACACATTGGGAAAGAAAACCCTCAACAGTTAGCACTTAAATTATGTCAGATAACTGAATGTTAAAGACAAAGTGGTCGAACGAGAGATGAACACACAAATGTTATGCAGCCTCTCTACTCGCCGCCTGGAACGACTGAGTTGCATGACAGCTGTGGAGTCAGCGACTGGTCATCCCAAATCCATTTCTGACAGGTAACAGGTGAAAAATGATAATGTTCTTCATTTAGAAGGCACTTGgtcagtttcctgtgtttacatgtgctCTGGGTGGTTCTGCAAACAGCTTATGAACTCAGAGACAGGATGGTCCTGATAGCAGATCTGATACACTGCATTGAACAGAGGGAACCTGGGGGAAGGAGGACGTACTGTTGAGTGCAACAATAATGCTTGATGACTCATGACTTTTCTGACCAGCGCTGcgattctgtgtgtgttgtgttgctgcttAACTTACTTGTCAATTAGGTTTTTGTGCTTGAGGATGAGATAGACCTCGGCTGCTGTTGCGGGTCCCTGCAGCTTCTGACCATTCAGcatctctttctccagctcctcaATGGACTGAGCAGGAGAGCAAACATGACATGCAGAGGTGTGAACTCTTGTCAAACTGAACTAGATTGCTACCTCATGGTTCCTCCGTTAAACAGTCAAGTTGCAGCTTACATCCATCTCTAGCTAGACTCCTATAATACACAGTGTAGTGAATTAATTCAATAAAAAGTAGTTATTGGCAAAATTAAAGTTATCACTGCATTTATGCATGATTCCAGTAAATAACTCCCAGTgacaaacatgctgtcttcacttagagactatttttaaagaggagtaagagagcttcatcacataTAGGGATTTCATCAGGATGGGGGACAATTATTTTTGCGCTTGGCACACCTATCAAACGCTCTTTTCAACATTATGGACTCCGTGAACGCAGCATTTTCGCTGCTGGTGTAGGTATGGGGTACTATACGTTGGAAGGCGTAAGCCTACTGGAGCTCGACTTAGTTTCGGCATGACAGCTAaccgttagcatgctgacaggtTCTGTCAGAAAGCCTGAAGCCTCACAGCCTCTGATGCCTGTGACTCATCGGCTGGCAACGGCACACTGATtgactgacaaacagacaaatcagTGTTGAATTCAGATGTGTGGtgaattgtttacatttttatattggGTTAGGTAATAATGAGTGGGACAAAACATGATAAATGCTTATGTAACTGCTCCAAACAAGCATAccattataattattattttaattgtagTGTGTAGCACCCTATCAGAGATTGTCACTAAGCTGAAATAGTTCAAAGGTAATTGGAGTTGAAATAGTATTTGAAgttattatctttttttcttgaaatttgTTTGTGAACCATCACTATCTTACCTTATTCTACCATATATGACCAGTTTTGTCTTGTATCTCCATGCTCTGTTTttagcagacaaacacacaatcatcaGCTTTGTCTGCTAAATCTGACTTGTTCCGAATGTCCTGGACATGTTTCCTTCTCccagaaaaaaagtatttgaaaATCTAAGCTCTCACCTTCCTTGTCTTCACGAAAGCTTCAGCTACTTTGCGGTTGCGGCCCCCGTAGCAGGTCGTGATGAGGTCGGCCACGCCGCAGCTCTCCAGGAAGGTTGCCGAGGACACGGGCCCAGCAGTGCAGAAAATGCGAGCGAAGGCAATCATCTCCATCAGGCCCAACCTGATCACTGCTGCCTTCGTGTTGTCCCCGAAGCCCAGACCGTCACAGAAACCTGCCCCAACCGCAACGATGTTCTGAAGGACGGACGAGGAGAAGCGTAAGTAGACGCATTAAGGATGCAAACTACCCGGGGGATAGAACGCCATTCAAATactaatgaattaattaataatttccAATTAAATTTGGAGAATTAGCAATAGTACATCTCTCTAAGCGTTTAGAGTTTGACTAAGGTGAAACTTAGTAAACCCCACCCACATTTTTTACCCTCCCACACCCAAATCTCTGAAGACGTAATTGTATAGATTAGTAAACTGGACGAACTTCACTGAATCACATGGACACGTAGCCTCAAACAACACTGTCTCTTCACCAGGTGATTGCGAACATTAAACCAGGTTCATGAAGCATCTGCatctaattaattaaaattttcatttctaatttgtTACACAGAATTTAGGGTCTTACATCTATTAAAATAtcattatatttcatttaaagtATATGAAGACTTTGAGATGATAAACATAAAATGGCTTTTAACTCACAAATGACACAACCTGAAAAATATTCCATCCTCCATATGCATGCCAAATTAAACATAAATCTGGAAATACTGTGCTAAATGGCAGCACTTTGTCTACTGAGGCAGACTTGACACTTTTCacagcagtgaataaaataaacattgtgCCTTTAAATATTGTAAGTACACtgctttatattttattcaacaTTTGGACTTGGCCATGCATCCCAGAGACAGATTTCTTCAATCAGTGCTGCTGCTTAGAGACCAAACTACATGTCACTCTCTGTGATTTGTCCGCATTCTTTTACTGGCAGTATAATCTTGTGTTTATAACCAGGTAGTTTAACTTTTACAAAGACAGATCTGTCAGGACTGGAGTGGAGGAATGTAACTAAGTGCATTAGTATTTTGTCTGACTTTTTGCCCAGTGTACAAAGACGATTGCTGAATTGACACTTGTTGAAAGTGGCTAAGctaattttcattttgcacaataGTAATCTTAGCAAACTGCTATTAAAGTTCAAATGTAAGAACTCCCCATTCCTGCGTGCAGCCATGTCTTATAATAAAAACTCACCTTCAGGGCTCCACAGATTTCCACCACATCGTATTCTTCTACTACAGTAACTCGGAAGTTATTAGTCTGCATGAGCTCCTTCAGCAGAGCCCCGTGGGCTTTATTCTTACATCCTGGAAGCGGAAGAAACAACCTGGTTTAATTTTTGACTTGTTGTGGCAGTCACCGCCATTTAAAACTAGAAGAATTTTAATCAAGAGTCGTGATTAAAACGCTGGCTTTGCATCTTTGAGAGTACAGCTGTAATTCCTCAAGGCTTCAAACAAGTTACCTTTGCCTGCTCTGATCCAACAAATACTAATCCTGTCAGAGCAGGCTGGTGTTCCAACACACTAATAGTAAATCTCACGAAGCATGCTGTGCACATCAAGGAAATGCCAAACTGAACCAGCCCACTCTGTCATTTACACAGCAACTGCGAAGCAGATTGAACTTTCACCTCCATGCTGACGATGCAGAAAGCTTGAGAACACGAACTGCAACAAACAGACTTGCAGCTTCAAGGTTTAAACCTACTTATCACAACTTTAACTCTTGATCAAAGTGCAACTATGTCCAAATTATGcaaatcacaataaaacaatCCTATTCCAAGCAACACTGATTAGACTAACCAATGGTGGTCTCACAAAACTTCTCATCAGCAACCTCATTGGCAATGTTAGCCCCCATCAGCACGCTCATGGTGATACCGAGCTTCTCCTGGATCACATCAGAGATGAGTTTAAGTCCATTGGGCCCTTCGTCAACACCctggaggaacaaaaacacacacacgagtaGTGTATTTCCATTAGACCATACCATACCAGGCTTACGGCTGCTTTACCCGGCCATAGACGATTATAATAATGCGGCACAAGCAGCAAAGTCGAACCTTGATGAGCGATATCCCCACGGCATCATTCTTTATCTTGCCCTTAATGGTGTCACACACTTTCCCAACAAACTGGTGCGGGATCACAAACACCAAAATGTCAGCATCACTGGACGCCTCCACCAGGTCTGGAACGGCCAGCTGAGGAGGGAAGGATGATGTAAAACAACCATTAAAGTGATGATACAACAGTggtcataataaaaaaaaaaaacaacccaataATCTATTATGGAGACTGTGATGGCGGAAGCTCTTTAAGGCAACGGGAACAAATGCAGATACAAAGCGTAATGTGTCTGTACAGAACACATTATGCaaaaaataccacaaaataCTCAACATTTTGGGACTATATTACGTCCATGCACAGGCAGAAGCATTTCGTTACAGTAAAATGGTGAGAAACCAACAGTTTCTTACCACATTTGCTGGTAGTTTGTGCCCAGGGAGGTACTTCACATTTTCATGGTCAGTGTTGATTATTTCAGTCAGCTTGCGCCCGTTCACCATCTCCTCAAACACCCACATTTTAACGGTGCTGTCAAATTTTGAATTGTGAGCAGCATTGAAGCCCACTATCTTGGCGATGGCAGAACCCCTGTCGTGTTAATAGTTACAGGTTAGTATTCAAGTTACATAAGAAATCGTGTTACAATTcacactgcatttaaaatgagtgCAAACTCAAAGTAACATGGGGCCAAGACACAGTCAGAGGGGCCAAGACACAGTCAGAGGGCCCAGAAGAGATCTGCTTTAGCTGAGGTGcttgaaatgatgcaacatCCAGCGACTTTGCCTTTTAAGTGTTGATGTTGAACATTTCAGAGTTATAACCATTGCATGACTGCTGGTGTGATGACCTTGTCATTACTTATCATGACTCCCCACCTGTTTTCTACTGGCTCACTTTGA
Proteins encoded:
- the LOC121612298 gene encoding glucose-6-phosphate 1-dehydrogenase translates to MANIPLSRSEVFGELRKELHEDEEFHQSDAHIFIIMGASGDLAKKKIYPTLWWLFRDGLLPEQTYFVGFARSDLTVDAIRTSCLPYLKVMDTETERLSAFFSRNTYISGKYADESSFSKLHTHILSLPGGPEANRLFYLALPPTVYHDVTKNIKHSCMSTKGWNRVIVEKPFGHDLQSSEELSTHLSSLFTEEQIYRIDHYLGKEMVQNLMVLRFGNRIFGPIWNRDSVACVVLTFKEPFGTQGRGGYFDDFGIIRDVMQNHLLQMLCLVAMEKPASTSSDDVRDEKVKVLKCIAPASMSDVVLGQYVGDPEGEGDAKLGYLDDPTVPKGSTQATFTTAVLYVHNERWDGVPFILRCGKALNERKAEVRLQFTDVPGDIFGNQCRRNELVVRVQPNEAVYAKMMSKKPGVYFSPEETELDLTYKSRYKDVKLPDAYERLILDVFCGSQMHFVRSDELREAWRIFTPLLHQIDREKPKPIPYKYGSRGPTEADDLAKRVGFRYEGTYKWVNPHRL
- the LOC121612612 gene encoding glycerol-3-phosphate dehydrogenase [NAD(+)], cytoplasmic; its protein translation is MAAPKKVCIIGSGNWGSAIAKIVGFNAAHNSKFDSTVKMWVFEEMVNGRKLTEIINTDHENVKYLPGHKLPANVLAVPDLVEASSDADILVFVIPHQFVGKVCDTIKGKIKNDAVGISLIKGVDEGPNGLKLISDVIQEKLGITMSVLMGANIANEVADEKFCETTIGCKNKAHGALLKELMQTNNFRVTVVEEYDVVEICGALKNIVAVGAGFCDGLGFGDNTKAAVIRLGLMEMIAFARIFCTAGPVSSATFLESCGVADLITTCYGGRNRKVAEAFVKTRKSIEELEKEMLNGQKLQGPATAAEVYLILKHKNLIDKFPLFNAVYQICYQDHPVSEFISCLQNHPEHM